A genomic segment from Triticum dicoccoides isolate Atlit2015 ecotype Zavitan chromosome 1A, WEW_v2.0, whole genome shotgun sequence encodes:
- the LOC119274904 gene encoding UDP-N-acetylmuramoyl-L-alanyl-D-glutamate--2,6-diaminopimelate ligase MurE homolog, chloroplastic — protein sequence MATAPHLAFHLPFPFPFPSTSRPPPRALAPPPPRRAPLRLAAGRRFRPPTADDEPPEAAEDSSHGLNRYDQLARHVERARKRQQADQPEVTADHPLFSSPPPAPAGGSYDPDDEFFDEIDRAIAEKREEFTRRGLIKPTPPPPPEVDVPADELSPEEAIDLDEIRRLQGLSVASVADEEDDEAEEEYGDEGLPLDEDGEAFDVADELGLEGDRIRQPAFRMTLAELLDESKLVPVAVTGDQDVALSGVQSDATLVAAGDLFVCVGESGLAGLTEADKRGAVAVVADQDVDIEGTLACRALVIVDDITAALRVLPACLYRRPSKDMAVIGITGTDGVTTTSHLVKAMYEAMGVRTGMVGVLGAYAFGSNKLDAQPAASGDSMAVQKLMATMLHNGAEAVVLETTTDEMLPSGVDSEIDYDIAVLTNVRHANLEASMTYEGYMSSMASLFSRMVDPERHRKVVNIDDPSAPFFAAQGGHGVPVVTYSFENKKADVHTLKYQLSLFETEVLVQTPHGILEISSGLLGRDNIYNILATVAVGVAVGAPLEDIVKGIEEVDAIPGRCELIDEEQAFGVIIDHARTPEALSRLLDSVKELGPRRIVTVVGCCGEKERGKRPMMTKIAAEKSDVVMLTSDNPASEDPLDILDDMLSGVGWTMEEYLKHGANDYYPPLPNGHRLFLHDIRRVAVRAAVAMGEQGDVVVVTGKGNDTYQMEGDKKEFFDDREECREALQYVDQLHRSGIDTSEFPWRLPESH from the exons ATGGCCACGGCGCCGCACCTCGCCTTCCacctccccttccccttccccttcccctccaCCTCCCGCCCGCCGCCCCGAGCCCTAGCACCCCCGCCCCCGCGACGTGCCCCTCTCCGCCTCGCCGCGGGGCGCCGCTTCCGGCCGCCCACCGCGGACGACGAGCCCCCCGAGGCCGCCGAGGACTCGTCCCACGGCCTCAACCGGTACGACCAGCTCGCGCGCCACGTGGAGCGAGCGCGGAAACGGCAGCAGGCTGACCAGCCAGAGGTCACTGCCGACCACCCGCTCTTCTCGTCCCCTCCCCCGGCCCCCGCCGGCGGGAGCTATGACCCCGACGACGAGTTCTTCGACGAGATCGACCGCGCTATTGCCGAGAAGAGGGAGGAGTTCACGCGGCGCGGGCTCATTAAGCCCACCCCGCCTCCGCCGCCCGAGGTGGACGTCCCCGCCGACGAGCTGTCCCCCGAGGAGGCCATCGACCTCGACGAGATTCGGAGGCTGCAGGGCCTCAGTGTGGCGTCCGTGGCTGACGAGGAGGACGACGAAGCCGAGGAGGAGTACGGCGACGAGGGGTTGCCGCTCGACGAAGACGGCGAAGCCTTTGATGTGGCGGACGAGCTCGGTCTAGAGGGGGACAGGATACGGCAGCCCGCCTTCCGCATGACGCTGGCCGAGCTCCTCGACGAGAGCAAGCTGGTCCCGGTAGCGGTGACGGGCGACCAGGACGTCGCGCTCTCGGGGGTGCAGAGCGACGCCACCCTCGTGGCGGCCGGGGACCTCTTCGTGTGCGTGGGAGAGAGCGGGCTTGCTGGCCTTACCGAGGCTGACAAGCGCGGTGCCGTTGCCGTCGTGGCCGACCAGGACGTGGACATCGAGGGCACCCTGGCCTGTCGCGCTCTGGTCATCGTCGATGACATCACGGCCGCTCTCCGCGTGCTCCCTGCCTGCCTCTACCGACGGCCCTCCAAGGACATGGCCGTTATTGGCATCACGGGCACAGACGGGGTCACCACCACGTCCCACCTCGTCAAAGCAATGTACGAGGCCATGGGTGTCAGGACCGGCATGGTAGGCGTTCTTGGAGCCTATGCCTTCGGCAGCAACAAGCTGGATGCGCAACCTGCTGCATCAGGTGATTCGATGGCCGTGCAGAAGCTGATGGCAACGATGTTGCACAATGGCGCTGAAGCCGTTGTGTTGGAGACGACCACTGATGAGATGCTACCATCAGGTGTGGACAGTGAGATAGATTACGATATCGCCGTGCTGACCAATGTTAGGCATGCCAATTTAGAGGCTAGCATGACATACGAGGGGTACATGAGCAGCATGGCCTCCCTTTTCTCCAGAATGGTGGATCCTGAGCGCCACCGTAAGGTGGTAAACATCGATGATCCGAGCGCACCATTCTTCGCCGCCCAAGGGGGGCATGGTGTCCCGGTGGTGACATATTCATTTGAGAACAAGAAGGCTGATGTGCACACTCTCAAGTACCAGCTTTCCCTGTTTGAGACGGAGGTTCTCGTACAGACACCGCACGGAATCCTTGAAATCTCCTCTGGACTGCTTGGAAGAGACAACATCTACAATATCCTTGCAACTGTGGCAGTTGGTGTTGCAGTGGGTGCGCCATTGGAGGACATAGTGAAAGGTATTGAAGAGGTGGATGCAATCCCAGGTCGGTGTGAGCTAATTGATGAGGAGCAAGCCTTTGGGGTGATCATTGATCATGCGAGGACACCGGAAGCTCTGTCAAGGCTTCTTGACAGTGTAAAGGAACTAGGCCCACGGCGTATTGTCACTG TTGTTGGATGTTGCGGTGAGAAAGAAAGAGGGAAGAGGCCGATGATGACAAAGATTGCTGCTGAGAAAAGTGATGTTGTTATGTTGACATCCGACAATCCAGCAAGTGAAGATCCAT TGGATATCCTGGACGATATGTTGTCTGGTGTAGGATGGACCATGGAAGAATACTTGAAGCATGGTGCAAATGATTATTATCCACCCCTACCAAATGGTCACAGACTCTTCTTACATGATATTAGAAGAGTTGCAGTGCGAGCTGCTGTTGCAATGGGCGAGCAAGGCGATGTTGTT GTTGTCACTGGAAAAGGGAATGATACTTATCAGATGGAAGGCGATAAGAAGGAGTTCTTTGATGACAGGGAAGAGTGCCGAGAAGCACTGCAATACGTTGATCAATTGCATCGATCTGGAATAGATACCTCTGAGTTTCCATGGCG GTTACCAGAAAGCCACTGA